One Jeotgalibaca porci genomic region harbors:
- a CDS encoding lysophospholipid acyltransferase family protein, protein MFYNFVIRFVHFLLLILNGRIHAQNKEKLPEGTTYVLAAPHRSWLDPVFIAIAAYPHRYTTMAKKELFDNKFVNFLLRKMNAFPVDRANPGPSAIKHPVSVLKEGNLNFFIFSTGTRYDAAVKGGTTTIARMAKVPIVPVVFQGPFTFKDLLKRQKAVVRFGDIIQIPEGRMPREKMAEIDLELEQSFARLDKEINPDFVHEFKKK, encoded by the coding sequence ATGTTCTATAATTTCGTCATTCGTTTTGTTCATTTTTTATTACTTATACTCAATGGTCGTATCCACGCCCAAAATAAAGAAAAACTGCCTGAAGGTACAACCTATGTGTTGGCTGCACCCCATCGCAGTTGGTTGGACCCTGTTTTTATTGCGATTGCGGCTTACCCGCATAGATATACAACTATGGCTAAAAAAGAATTATTCGATAACAAATTTGTTAATTTTCTTTTGAGAAAAATGAATGCATTCCCTGTTGACCGTGCGAATCCGGGTCCAAGTGCAATTAAGCACCCTGTTTCCGTTCTGAAGGAAGGAAATTTGAACTTCTTTATCTTTTCTACGGGTACACGTTATGATGCTGCTGTAAAAGGTGGCACTACAACAATCGCCCGGATGGCTAAAGTTCCGATTGTACCAGTTGTTTTCCAAGGACCTTTTACATTCAAGGACTTATTGAAGCGTCAAAAAGCAGTTGTTCGTTTTGGAGATATCATTCAAATTCCAGAAGGCAGAATGCCACGAGAAAAAATGGCCGAGATTGATTTAGAGCTCGAGCAATCATTTGCGCGTCTTGATAAAGAAATAAATCCTGATTTCGTACATGAATTCAAAAAGAAGTGA
- a CDS encoding phosphatidate cytidylyltransferase translates to MKTRFITALLALLVFIPIVWYGSLPLLMGTIALGLVAMSEIFMMKKIPFFSLIGLFTSFITILIILPDHYLTTLLPGLGIWHIYFIYAMSLLVMTVLSNNTFTFDDAGVLLLASLYIGTGFHFFYQTAELGFWMVMFVMTIIWATDVGAYLTGMRFGKNKLAPIISPNKSIEGAIGGILTAVVVGIIYLQFYNPFNLSIPVAILLIVLSSIIGQLGDLTESAYKRYFGVKDSGKILPGHGGILDRFDSTLFVMPLFQIVLLFV, encoded by the coding sequence ATGAAAACAAGATTCATAACTGCATTATTAGCATTATTAGTTTTTATACCTATTGTTTGGTACGGTTCACTACCTTTATTAATGGGGACAATTGCTCTGGGGTTAGTGGCTATGTCTGAAATATTTATGATGAAAAAAATTCCTTTCTTTAGTTTAATCGGTCTTTTCACATCATTCATTACGATTTTAATTATTTTACCGGACCATTACCTGACGACGCTATTGCCAGGATTGGGAATTTGGCATATTTACTTTATTTATGCGATGTCACTGTTGGTCATGACGGTTCTTTCAAATAATACCTTTACTTTTGATGATGCAGGTGTGCTTTTGTTGGCATCTTTGTATATTGGAACAGGTTTCCACTTTTTTTATCAAACTGCAGAATTAGGTTTCTGGATGGTTATGTTTGTCATGACAATTATCTGGGCTACGGATGTCGGCGCCTATCTGACTGGTATGCGTTTCGGTAAGAATAAATTGGCACCAATCATTAGCCCGAACAAATCGATTGAAGGGGCAATTGGAGGCATTTTAACTGCCGTTGTTGTTGGAATCATTTACTTGCAATTCTATAATCCGTTTAACCTTTCGATCCCTGTTGCCATCCTATTAATTGTTCTGTCATCTATCATTGGACAATTAGGTGATTTGACTGAGTCCGCTTATAAACGTTATTTTGGCGTTAAGGATTCTGGTAAGATTTTGCCAGGTCATGGAGGGATTTTGGATCGGTTTGACAGCACGCTTTTCGTTATGCCGTTATTCCAAATTGTTTTACTTTTCGTTTAA
- the rnpM gene encoding RNase P modulator RnpM: MKKKKIPMRRCIVSNEMKPKKEMLRIVKTPEGELAIDPTGKKNGRGAYVSMEPELVEKAQKNRAFDKQFDMVVEESFYKELYDYVAHQKARSLL; this comes from the coding sequence GTGAAGAAGAAAAAAATACCTATGCGTCGTTGTATTGTTTCCAACGAAATGAAACCGAAGAAAGAAATGTTGCGCATTGTTAAGACACCAGAAGGAGAACTTGCAATTGATCCGACTGGTAAGAAAAATGGTCGCGGGGCATATGTCTCAATGGAACCTGAATTGGTTGAAAAGGCACAGAAAAATCGTGCGTTTGACAAACAATTCGATATGGTCGTAGAAGAATCTTTTTACAAAGAACTTTACGATTATGTGGCTCACCAGAAAGCTAGGAGTTTATTATAA
- the adhP gene encoding alcohol dehydrogenase AdhP, which produces MKAIVATENREAKVIEKDLRELRSGEALLDMECCGVCHTDMHVKNADFGDVTGRVLGHEGIGVVKEVAEGVTSLKPGDRASVAWFFEGCGHCEYCVTGRETLCRSAKNSGYSVDGGMSEQCIVTADYAVKVPDNLSSAAASSITCAGVTTYKAIKVSNTQAGDWIIISGMGGLGNLALQYAKNVFNLKVIAVDINEAQLDFAKEMGADICINPLNEDLAKVAQEKVGGAHVAVVTAVGKAAFNAAVDAVRAGGTIVAVGLPVESMDLSIPRLVLDGIQVIGSLVGTRQDLKESFQFAAEGKVVPKFEMRSMEDINDIFTEMEEGKIKGRMVIDLKNT; this is translated from the coding sequence ATGAAAGCTATTGTTGCTACGGAAAATCGAGAAGCAAAGGTAATTGAAAAGGATTTGAGAGAGCTTCGGAGTGGTGAAGCACTTCTAGATATGGAATGCTGTGGTGTTTGTCATACTGATATGCATGTTAAAAATGCAGACTTTGGGGATGTAACGGGTCGGGTATTGGGCCACGAAGGAATTGGTGTTGTAAAAGAGGTAGCTGAAGGAGTAACATCTTTAAAACCCGGGGACAGAGCGAGTGTTGCCTGGTTCTTCGAAGGATGTGGCCATTGTGAATATTGCGTAACTGGTAGAGAAACACTGTGTCGCAGTGCTAAAAACTCAGGTTACAGCGTTGATGGCGGGATGTCCGAACAATGTATTGTGACTGCAGACTACGCTGTTAAAGTACCGGACAATTTATCCTCTGCTGCAGCAAGTAGTATTACGTGTGCAGGCGTTACAACCTACAAGGCGATTAAAGTTTCTAATACACAGGCTGGGGATTGGATCATTATTTCCGGAATGGGTGGACTGGGTAACTTAGCCCTTCAATATGCCAAGAATGTTTTTAATTTAAAAGTTATTGCCGTAGATATTAACGAAGCGCAATTGGATTTCGCCAAAGAGATGGGTGCAGATATTTGTATTAATCCGTTAAACGAAGATTTAGCGAAAGTCGCCCAAGAAAAAGTGGGTGGGGCACATGTAGCGGTCGTTACAGCAGTTGGCAAGGCAGCCTTTAATGCAGCTGTTGATGCTGTAAGAGCGGGCGGAACGATTGTAGCAGTTGGTTTGCCTGTAGAATCCATGGATTTAAGTATTCCGCGTTTAGTTCTGGACGGCATTCAAGTAATTGGTAGTTTAGTAGGAACACGCCAAGACTTGAAAGAATCTTTCCAATTTGCAGCTGAAGGGAAAGTTGTTCCAAAATTCGAAATGAGATCCATGGAAGATATCAATGATATCTTTACAGAGATGGAAGAGGGTAAAATCAAAGGCCGGATGGTTATTGACTTGAAAAATACATAA
- the rpsB gene encoding 30S ribosomal protein S2, translating into MAVISMKQLLEAGVHFGHQTRRWNPKMKQYIFTERNGIYIIDLQKTVKLVDNAYNYMRDIAEDGGVALFVGTKKQAQDSIKDEAIRSGQYFVNHRWLGGTLTNWDTIQKRIKRLKDIERMSEDGTFELLPKKEVGILVKEQERLEKFLGGIKDMPRIPDVMFIVDPRKERIAVQEAHKLNIPIVAMVDTNCDPDEIDVVIPSNDDAIRAVKLITAKMADAFIEGNQGADQEVEEAFASKTDEATSLEEIVEVVEGDNA; encoded by the coding sequence ATGGCAGTTATCTCAATGAAACAATTGCTTGAAGCAGGTGTTCACTTCGGTCACCAGACACGTCGTTGGAACCCAAAAATGAAACAATATATCTTTACAGAAAGAAACGGTATCTACATCATTGATCTACAAAAGACAGTGAAATTGGTAGACAACGCATATAACTACATGCGCGATATCGCTGAAGACGGCGGAGTAGCTCTATTCGTAGGTACTAAAAAACAAGCTCAAGATTCAATCAAAGATGAAGCTATCCGTTCTGGTCAATACTTCGTTAACCACCGTTGGTTAGGTGGAACTTTGACTAACTGGGATACAATCCAAAAACGTATCAAACGTTTGAAAGATATCGAAAGAATGTCTGAAGACGGTACTTTCGAACTACTTCCTAAAAAAGAAGTTGGTATCTTAGTTAAAGAACAAGAACGTCTAGAAAAATTCTTAGGCGGAATTAAAGATATGCCAAGAATTCCAGATGTAATGTTCATCGTTGACCCAAGAAAAGAAAGAATCGCTGTTCAAGAAGCTCACAAACTAAACATTCCTATCGTTGCTATGGTTGATACTAACTGTGATCCAGACGAAATTGATGTTGTAATCCCATCTAACGACGATGCAATTCGTGCGGTTAAATTGATTACTGCTAAAATGGCTGATGCTTTCATCGAAGGAAACCAAGGTGCAGACCAAGAAGTTGAAGAAGCTTTTGCTTCTAAGACAGACGAAGCAACTTCATTAGAAGAAATCGTTGAAGTTGTTGAAGGCGACAACGCTTAA
- the nusA gene encoding transcription termination factor NusA yields MNKEMLTALDILEKEKGISKEIVTSALEAALVSAYKRNYGQAQNVEVLFDTKTGDIHVYSVKEVVEMVFDSTLEVSLEEALAINKAYELDDKIRFEVTPKDFGRIAAQTAKQVIMQRIREAERSIIYDEFIAYENDILNGVVERQDSRYIYVNLGKIEAVLAKQEQIPGEVYEAHDRIKVYVTKVENTSKGPQVYVSRSHPDLLKRLFEQEIPEIYDGVVEIVSIAREAGDRSKVAVRSRDENIDPVGTCVGPRGQRVQAIVNELRGENMDIVEWNEDPATYIGNALNPAQVIQVDFHPENNSCTVVVPDYQLSLAIGKKGQNARLAAKLTGFKIDIKSETDYHRMLIASDLAVEETEEFIEELEEATEAEQILEMDEIGENILDADEVEELISEVELDPEQDYSELLEESEQ; encoded by the coding sequence ATGAACAAAGAGATGCTGACTGCTCTTGATATTTTAGAAAAAGAAAAAGGTATTTCCAAAGAAATTGTTACAAGTGCTTTGGAAGCTGCCCTTGTATCTGCTTATAAGCGTAACTACGGTCAAGCGCAAAACGTTGAAGTTCTTTTTGATACAAAAACAGGCGATATTCATGTCTATTCCGTAAAAGAAGTTGTTGAAATGGTATTCGACTCAACTCTGGAAGTAAGCCTTGAAGAAGCTCTAGCAATCAATAAAGCTTATGAACTAGATGACAAGATCCGTTTTGAAGTAACACCAAAAGACTTCGGTCGTATTGCTGCACAAACAGCAAAACAAGTTATTATGCAACGTATCCGTGAAGCTGAACGCAGTATCATCTATGATGAGTTCATTGCATACGAAAATGATATCTTAAACGGTGTCGTTGAACGTCAAGATTCACGTTATATCTACGTAAACCTTGGAAAGATTGAAGCAGTTTTAGCGAAGCAAGAGCAAATTCCTGGTGAAGTATACGAAGCACATGACCGTATCAAAGTGTATGTGACGAAAGTTGAGAACACTTCAAAAGGCCCGCAAGTCTATGTAAGTAGAAGCCATCCGGATCTATTGAAACGTTTATTCGAACAAGAAATACCTGAAATTTATGATGGTGTTGTCGAAATCGTTTCGATTGCCAGAGAAGCAGGCGACCGTTCGAAAGTTGCTGTACGCTCACGCGACGAAAACATTGATCCAGTTGGAACGTGTGTTGGTCCTCGTGGTCAACGTGTACAAGCAATTGTTAACGAACTACGCGGAGAAAATATGGATATTGTTGAGTGGAATGAAGATCCTGCAACTTATATTGGAAATGCTTTGAACCCTGCACAAGTGATTCAAGTTGATTTCCATCCTGAAAACAATAGCTGTACGGTTGTTGTTCCTGACTATCAATTGTCATTAGCAATTGGTAAAAAAGGTCAAAATGCACGTTTAGCTGCTAAATTAACAGGTTTCAAGATTGATATTAAATCAGAAACAGATTACCACCGTATGTTAATCGCTTCTGACTTGGCTGTGGAAGAAACGGAAGAATTCATCGAGGAACTTGAAGAAGCGACAGAAGCTGAACAAATTCTAGAAATGGACGAAATCGGAGAAAACATTTTGGATGCAGATGAAGTTGAGGAATTGATTTCTGAAGTTGAACTTGATCCTGAACAAGACTACAGTGAATTGTTGGAAGAATCTGAACAATAA
- the rseP gene encoding RIP metalloprotease RseP: protein MLQTILIFLIIFSILVIIHEFGHFYFAKKAGILVREFAIGMGPKVFSTRKNGTTYTVRLLPLGGYVRMAGYGDDETELRAGMLVKILVDENEMITNIDLSDKDQLEGIPMELVAYDLDEAMYLEGNIAGRTGLVRYYVDREALITEADGTQVQVAPLDVQFQSAPLGERMMTNFAGPMNNFILGVIIFTILAFVQGGVSVNDSVLGEIEQGGPAQAAGLSKGDEILAIEGEKVGSWSELITIIQQNPEKNLTFTVQSEDQESSEDMTVTPRKVVSEEGVEYGQIGVYQAFDSSLKGKLMAGFIQTWTIITSIFGLVLSMFTRGFDINAFGGPLAIYAATEEVASYGFMSIISFLGYLSVNLGTVNLFPIPALDGGKLILNLIEGIRGKPLEPEKEGIITVVGVVLLLILMVLITWNDIQRFFLG from the coding sequence TTGTTACAAACAATTCTGATTTTTTTAATTATATTTAGTATCTTAGTGATTATTCATGAGTTTGGTCATTTCTATTTCGCTAAGAAAGCAGGTATTCTTGTTCGTGAGTTTGCAATTGGCATGGGTCCAAAAGTTTTTTCCACTCGTAAAAATGGTACGACTTATACGGTCCGGTTGCTTCCTCTGGGTGGCTACGTTCGTATGGCCGGATACGGCGACGACGAAACCGAACTGAGAGCAGGAATGTTAGTCAAAATTTTAGTGGATGAGAATGAGATGATTACAAATATTGACTTGAGTGATAAAGACCAATTGGAAGGTATACCAATGGAGTTAGTCGCTTATGATTTGGATGAAGCAATGTACTTGGAAGGAAATATCGCAGGGCGTACTGGTCTCGTCCGGTACTATGTTGACCGTGAGGCATTAATCACAGAGGCAGACGGCACACAGGTGCAAGTCGCTCCCCTGGATGTTCAATTCCAATCAGCACCGCTTGGCGAACGTATGATGACCAATTTTGCTGGTCCAATGAATAACTTTATTCTCGGTGTTATTATTTTTACAATTCTTGCTTTTGTGCAAGGTGGAGTGTCGGTCAATGACAGTGTTCTGGGTGAAATCGAGCAAGGTGGGCCCGCTCAAGCAGCAGGTTTATCCAAAGGCGATGAGATTCTTGCTATTGAGGGTGAGAAAGTAGGCAGTTGGAGTGAACTGATTACAATTATTCAACAAAATCCAGAAAAAAACCTTACCTTTACTGTTCAATCAGAAGACCAAGAATCATCTGAGGATATGACTGTTACACCAAGAAAAGTTGTGAGTGAAGAGGGCGTGGAATACGGACAAATTGGGGTCTACCAAGCATTTGACTCATCTCTCAAAGGGAAGTTGATGGCTGGCTTCATCCAGACGTGGACGATTATTACGTCGATATTCGGCTTGGTTCTCTCAATGTTCACACGTGGCTTTGATATCAATGCTTTTGGCGGCCCGCTAGCGATTTATGCAGCGACTGAAGAAGTTGCCAGTTATGGTTTTATGAGTATCATTAGTTTCCTAGGTTATTTAAGTGTCAACTTAGGAACAGTGAACCTGTTCCCAATACCTGCCCTAGACGGCGGGAAGTTGATATTAAACCTGATTGAAGGGATTCGTGGCAAACCATTGGAACCCGAAAAAGAAGGCATCATTACGGTAGTAGGCGTTGTCTTATTACTTATCTTGATGGTCTTAATTACTTGGAATGATATTCAACGTTTCTTTTTAGGTTAA
- the pyrH gene encoding UMP kinase has protein sequence MGQPKYKRVILKLSGEALAGVAGFGINPPVIKEMVKEIKDIHKLGIEIAIIVGGGNIWRGTTGAEMGMERAQADYMGMLATVMNSLALQDVLENEGVPTRVQTSIEMRQVAEPYIRRKAMRHLEKGRVVIFAGGTGNPYFSTDTTAALRAAEIGADVILMAKNNVDGVYSADPKKDANAVKFTELTHLDVISKGLQVMDSTASSLSMDNDIPLVVFNMNVPGNILRVIMGDEIGTTVRGNK, from the coding sequence ATGGGTCAACCAAAATATAAACGCGTCATTTTAAAACTAAGCGGGGAAGCTTTGGCTGGAGTAGCTGGTTTTGGGATCAATCCACCAGTCATTAAAGAAATGGTGAAAGAAATCAAGGATATTCATAAACTTGGTATCGAAATCGCAATTATTGTTGGCGGCGGAAACATTTGGCGTGGAACGACAGGCGCTGAAATGGGAATGGAACGCGCTCAAGCTGATTATATGGGAATGTTGGCTACCGTAATGAACTCATTGGCATTGCAAGATGTTCTTGAAAATGAAGGTGTACCAACCCGTGTACAAACTTCAATTGAAATGAGACAAGTAGCTGAACCATATATCCGTAGAAAAGCAATGCGTCATTTAGAAAAAGGCCGCGTCGTAATTTTCGCTGGTGGTACTGGTAATCCGTACTTCTCTACAGACACAACAGCAGCTCTACGTGCAGCAGAAATTGGTGCAGACGTAATCTTAATGGCTAAGAATAATGTAGATGGTGTTTACTCAGCTGATCCGAAAAAAGATGCAAATGCTGTTAAGTTTACTGAATTAACACATTTGGATGTCATTTCAAAAGGACTACAAGTGATGGATTCAACTGCTAGTTCATTAAGCATGGATAATGATATTCCTTTAGTTGTCTTTAATATGAATGTACCTGGTAACATTCTTCGTGTTATAATGGGAGATGAGATTGGAACAACTGTTAGGGGGAATAAATAG
- the frr gene encoding ribosome recycling factor, translating into MKDILNNATDRMKKAEASLERELGSIRAGVANASLLDRIEVEYYGALTPVNQLASINIPEARMLTITPYDKSSLGDIERAIYQSDLGISPTNDGTLIRLVIPALTEERRKDLAKLVGKNSENAKVAVRNIRRDAMDALKKAEKSGDISEDELHVNEKKVQELTDASTKRIDEIAAKKETELLDK; encoded by the coding sequence ATGAAAGATATTTTAAATAATGCAACTGACCGTATGAAAAAGGCTGAAGCATCATTAGAACGTGAGCTAGGTTCAATTCGTGCAGGCGTAGCAAACGCAAGTTTATTGGATCGTATTGAAGTTGAATATTACGGTGCTTTAACACCTGTAAATCAGCTTGCTTCAATCAATATTCCAGAAGCAAGAATGCTTACAATCACACCTTACGATAAATCAAGCTTGGGTGATATTGAACGTGCCATTTACCAAAGTGATTTAGGTATCAGTCCAACAAACGACGGTACTTTAATTCGTTTAGTAATCCCAGCTTTGACAGAAGAAAGAAGAAAAGACTTAGCTAAACTTGTAGGTAAAAATAGCGAAAACGCTAAAGTCGCTGTCCGTAATATTCGTCGTGACGCTATGGATGCTTTGAAGAAAGCTGAGAAGAGTGGCGATATTTCTGAAGACGAGTTGCACGTTAACGAGAAAAAAGTTCAAGAGTTGACAGATGCAAGTACTAAGAGAATCGATGAAATTGCAGCCAAAAAAGAAACTGAATTGTTAGATAAGTAA
- the tsf gene encoding translation elongation factor Ts, with protein MAQISAKLVKELRDMTGVGMMDAKRALVAVEGDMEAAVDYLRENGMAKAAKKADRIAAEGLANVSVDGNTAVVVEINAETDFVAKNDQFQGLVKSVTDLLAANKPADMEAALALPTEEGTLNETIQTATTKIGEKISLRRFEIVEKTDSQSFGAYLHQGGRIAVLTVLEGADEETAKDIAMHVAAINPKYVSREQVPAEVVEHEKKVLTEQALNEGKPANIVEKMIVGRLNKFLAEISLNDQPFVKDPDMTVAKFAEAKKGSVLSFVRFEVGEGLEKRQENFAEEVMSQIKK; from the coding sequence ATGGCACAAATTTCAGCAAAATTAGTTAAAGAATTACGTGATATGACTGGCGTTGGTATGATGGACGCTAAACGCGCACTTGTAGCTGTAGAAGGCGACATGGAAGCAGCAGTAGATTACCTACGTGAAAACGGAATGGCAAAGGCAGCTAAAAAAGCTGACCGTATTGCTGCTGAAGGACTAGCTAACGTTTCTGTTGACGGCAACACTGCTGTTGTTGTAGAAATCAACGCTGAGACAGACTTCGTTGCTAAAAACGACCAATTCCAAGGTTTAGTTAAATCAGTTACAGACTTATTGGCTGCTAATAAACCAGCTGACATGGAAGCTGCTTTGGCATTGCCAACTGAAGAAGGAACATTGAACGAAACAATCCAAACAGCAACAACTAAAATCGGAGAAAAAATTTCTCTACGTCGTTTCGAAATCGTTGAGAAAACTGATTCTCAATCTTTCGGAGCTTACCTACACCAAGGTGGACGTATTGCTGTATTGACTGTTCTTGAAGGTGCTGACGAAGAAACAGCTAAAGATATTGCTATGCACGTAGCTGCAATCAACCCTAAATATGTTTCTCGTGAACAAGTTCCTGCTGAAGTTGTAGAACATGAGAAAAAAGTTCTTACAGAACAAGCTTTGAATGAAGGCAAACCCGCAAACATCGTTGAAAAAATGATCGTTGGACGTTTGAACAAATTCTTAGCAGAAATCTCATTGAATGACCAACCATTTGTTAAAGATCCTGATATGACTGTAGCGAAATTCGCTGAAGCTAAAAAAGGTTCTGTATTGTCATTCGTACGTTTTGAAGTAGGCGAAGGTCTAGAAAAACGTCAAGAAAACTTCGCTGAAGAAGTAATGAGCCAAATTAAAAAATAA
- a CDS encoding isoprenyl transferase, with protein sequence MALFDKKKSYQLDKNGIIPSHIAIIMDGNGRWAKKRMMPRIYGHKEGMNTVKKIALHADSLGVKVLTLYAFSTENWKRPEEEVSFLMNLPIDFFDVFMPELKANNIRVNVIGWEDQLPKHTKEKVMDAVDQTKNNTGMVLNFALNYGSRQEITQVVKAVAEKISNDELSVDEVTEEYISNALFTGDLGEMRDPELLIRTSGELRISNFLLWQIAYSELYFTDEFWPDFSAESLEKAVADYQKRHRRYGGL encoded by the coding sequence ATGGCTCTTTTCGATAAAAAAAAATCCTACCAGCTGGATAAAAATGGAATAATTCCTTCTCATATCGCTATTATCATGGATGGTAATGGACGCTGGGCGAAAAAAAGAATGATGCCGCGTATATACGGGCACAAAGAGGGAATGAACACAGTAAAAAAAATTGCTTTACATGCCGATAGCTTGGGTGTAAAAGTTTTAACACTATATGCATTCTCGACAGAGAATTGGAAACGACCAGAAGAGGAAGTCTCCTTTTTGATGAATTTACCCATTGATTTCTTTGATGTCTTTATGCCTGAGCTCAAGGCCAATAATATCCGTGTCAACGTCATTGGATGGGAAGATCAGCTTCCGAAACATACCAAAGAAAAAGTCATGGATGCTGTCGACCAAACAAAAAATAATACGGGTATGGTATTAAATTTCGCATTAAATTATGGTTCACGTCAAGAAATCACACAAGTTGTGAAGGCAGTAGCTGAAAAAATTTCCAATGACGAGCTTTCAGTGGATGAAGTGACAGAAGAATATATTTCTAATGCTTTATTTACTGGAGATTTGGGAGAGATGCGTGATCCAGAATTACTAATCCGCACAAGTGGCGAATTAAGAATTAGTAATTTTCTTCTCTGGCAAATTGCATACAGTGAACTTTACTTCACTGATGAATTTTGGCCTGATTTCAGTGCGGAATCATTAGAAAAAGCTGTAGCCGATTATCAGAAACGTCATCGTCGCTATGGCGGATTGTGA
- a CDS encoding L7Ae/L30e/S12e/Gadd45 family ribosomal protein produces MTPQDKQLNLLGMAVRAGRLITGEELTVKAIQRNEAKLVVVASDASDNTREKLTNKCKYYNVPLDIAFTADDISAAIGKSRSICAFTDKGFAKSYLKLKGTNNME; encoded by the coding sequence ATGACGCCACAAGATAAGCAATTAAATTTGCTAGGTATGGCTGTTAGAGCCGGAAGATTAATCACCGGCGAAGAATTAACAGTTAAAGCCATTCAAAGAAATGAAGCAAAACTTGTTGTTGTTGCGAGCGATGCGAGTGACAATACAAGAGAAAAGCTAACCAACAAGTGTAAGTATTATAATGTTCCGCTAGATATTGCATTTACTGCTGATGATATTAGTGCAGCAATCGGAAAAAGCCGTTCGATTTGTGCCTTTACTGATAAAGGTTTTGCAAAAAGTTATCTTAAATTGAAAGGAACGAATAATATGGAATAG
- the rimP gene encoding ribosome maturation factor RimP: protein MSRVIDIVKEVVSPIVDSQNFELVDIEFLKEGKNWFLRVYIDKPGGIDIEECAWVSEQLSEKMDELETDPIPQAYFLEVSSPGAERPLKTEEDYLKAIGSYVHLSYYQAIEGEKFHEGTLLSVSDDTVELEFMIKTRKKVIAIPRDKVAKARLAIKF from the coding sequence GTGAGCCGAGTAATTGATATTGTAAAAGAAGTAGTCTCACCAATCGTTGACAGTCAGAATTTCGAACTAGTAGACATTGAATTTTTGAAAGAAGGCAAAAATTGGTTTTTACGTGTATACATTGACAAACCAGGCGGAATTGACATAGAAGAATGTGCTTGGGTAAGTGAACAGTTGAGTGAAAAAATGGATGAATTGGAGACTGATCCAATTCCGCAAGCCTATTTCTTGGAAGTATCCTCACCGGGAGCCGAGCGCCCTTTGAAAACAGAAGAAGATTATTTGAAGGCGATTGGTAGTTACGTCCATCTGTCTTATTATCAAGCCATTGAAGGCGAAAAATTCCATGAAGGTACGTTACTATCCGTTTCGGATGATACCGTCGAATTAGAATTTATGATTAAAACACGTAAAAAAGTAATTGCCATTCCTCGCGATAAAGTAGCTAAAGCGCGCTTGGCGATTAAATTTTAA